The following coding sequences are from one Selenomonas sputigena ATCC 35185 window:
- a CDS encoding ATP-binding protein has protein sequence MKLIERASYMDFLQRNRERPIIKVVSGVRRCGKSTLFSLYQHHLLQDGVTEEQIHVINFENLEFEDLQEYHALYRYVCERLVPGKWNYVFLDEIQHVPQFEKAVDSLFIKEKVDIYITGSNAYFMSSDLATLLSGRYVELRMLPLSFREFCSREMLQERFSLRELYEKYTRESSFPYAMQLDGREKDINEYMQGIYSTILLKDIVARLRIADAKMLESVTKYLFLHVGSLLSPKKIADSMTSAGRKIDAKTVERYLQGLQDGLLVYQADRFNLVGKEVLRINSKYYVVDVAMRFFLIGRKGQDTGHVLENIVYLELLRRGYRVYVGALPSGEVDFVVQNEKGHVYIQVAESTQQPEVLERELKSLRSIKDNYPKYLLTLDEVNATADYDGIKKRNVLRWLLEEE, from the coding sequence ATGAAACTGATCGAGCGTGCATCTTATATGGATTTCCTGCAGCGCAATCGTGAGCGTCCTATCATCAAGGTGGTATCGGGCGTGCGCCGCTGCGGCAAATCCACGTTGTTTTCCCTCTACCAGCATCATTTGCTGCAAGACGGCGTGACAGAAGAGCAGATTCACGTCATCAACTTCGAGAATCTGGAATTTGAAGACCTGCAGGAGTATCATGCTCTGTACCGCTATGTATGCGAAAGGCTCGTGCCGGGAAAGTGGAATTACGTCTTTCTCGATGAGATACAACATGTGCCGCAGTTTGAAAAGGCCGTGGACAGTCTCTTCATCAAGGAAAAAGTGGATATCTATATCACGGGATCGAACGCTTATTTCATGTCGAGCGATCTGGCCACCTTGCTTTCCGGCCGCTATGTGGAGCTTCGTATGCTTCCTTTGTCCTTTCGGGAATTCTGCAGCCGCGAGATGCTGCAAGAAAGATTCAGTCTGCGGGAGCTGTACGAAAAGTATACGAGAGAAAGTTCCTTTCCCTATGCCATGCAGCTTGACGGACGAGAGAAGGATATCAACGAGTACATGCAAGGCATATACAGCACGATTCTTTTGAAAGATATCGTGGCGCGTCTGCGCATTGCTGACGCCAAGATGCTCGAAAGCGTTACGAAGTATCTCTTCCTTCATGTAGGAAGTCTGCTTTCTCCCAAGAAGATAGCGGATTCTATGACGAGTGCGGGAAGAAAGATCGACGCCAAGACGGTGGAGCGATACTTGCAGGGCTTGCAGGACGGACTTCTCGTCTATCAAGCTGATCGCTTCAACCTTGTCGGCAAGGAAGTGCTGCGCATCAATTCAAAATACTATGTGGTCGACGTTGCCATGCGCTTTTTCCTCATCGGCAGGAAGGGGCAGGATACGGGGCATGTACTGGAAAATATCGTCTATTTGGAGCTTCTGCGGCGTGGTTATCGCGTCTACGTCGGTGCTCTGCCGAGCGGCGAAGTCGACTTCGTAGTGCAGAATGAAAAAGGTCATGTCTACATCCAAGTGGCAGAATCGACCCAGCAGCCGGAGGTTCTGGAACGTGAGTTGAAATCCTTGCGATCGATCAAGGATAATTACCCGAAATATCTTCTTACCTTGGACGAAGTGAATGCGACGGCGGATTACGACGGCATAAAGAAGAGGAATGTCCTGCGCTGGTTATTGGAAGAGGAATGA
- the dhaM gene encoding dihydroxyacetone kinase phosphoryl donor subunit DhaM, whose protein sequence is MFSIVVVSHSEKLAEGVAEVAKMMARDVTIVAAGGMEDGSLGTSYEKIAAAIDKAYTDDGVALFMDMGSAVMTAEMVLESMSDRRLKLIDAPLVEGVVLAAVEASSGTALEDLAGKMQQARDMHKIGI, encoded by the coding sequence ATGTTCAGCATCGTCGTTGTTTCCCATAGCGAAAAACTTGCGGAAGGCGTCGCCGAAGTCGCCAAAATGATGGCACGCGATGTAACGATCGTCGCCGCCGGGGGCATGGAGGACGGCAGTCTGGGCACAAGCTATGAGAAGATCGCCGCCGCTATCGACAAGGCCTATACGGACGACGGCGTCGCCCTCTTCATGGATATGGGAAGCGCCGTCATGACGGCGGAAATGGTTCTCGAATCCATGTCAGACCGCCGCCTCAAACTCATCGACGCCCCGCTCGTCGAGGGCGTCGTCCTCGCCGCCGTCGAAGCTTCTTCAGGAACCGCGCTCGAAGACTTGGCGGGAAAGATGCAGCAGGCGCGGGATATGCACAAAATCGGGATATAG
- the dhaL gene encoding dihydroxyacetone kinase subunit DhaL, giving the protein MDTKKLLEIMKAISEKIEAEKDVLTELDSAIGDGDHGINMARGAKTVMEKLPSLIGKDSGAIFKGIGMAVVSSVGGASGPLYGTAFMKAGDALKGKMELSAEDFLAAFSASVAGIKMRGKSTIGEKTMLDALCPAERAMREAVEAKKTLKEALEAAAVAAEKGAERTKDLVATKGRASYLGERSLGHRDPGAVSSSFMLRAMADAM; this is encoded by the coding sequence ATGGATACGAAAAAGCTGCTTGAAATCATGAAAGCGATCTCTGAAAAAATCGAAGCGGAAAAGGATGTCCTGACCGAGCTGGACAGCGCCATCGGCGATGGAGATCACGGCATCAATATGGCGCGCGGTGCAAAAACCGTGATGGAAAAGCTTCCTTCGCTCATCGGAAAGGACAGCGGCGCCATATTCAAGGGCATCGGCATGGCCGTCGTATCGAGCGTCGGCGGAGCTTCGGGCCCTCTCTACGGCACGGCTTTCATGAAGGCGGGCGACGCGCTCAAGGGAAAGATGGAGCTTTCCGCCGAAGACTTTCTCGCAGCATTTTCCGCCTCCGTCGCGGGCATAAAGATGCGCGGCAAATCGACCATCGGGGAAAAGACCATGCTCGACGCCCTTTGCCCTGCCGAACGTGCCATGCGTGAAGCCGTAGAAGCGAAGAAGACACTCAAGGAGGCCTTGGAAGCCGCCGCTGTCGCCGCTGAAAAGGGCGCGGAGCGCACGAAGGATCTCGTCGCCACCAAGGGACGCGCGAGTTACCTCGGCGAGCGCAGTCTCGGCCACAGAGATCCGGGCGCCGTATCCTCCTCCTTCATGCTGCGTGCCATGGCAGACGCCATGTAA
- a CDS encoding D-sedoheptulose-7-phosphate isomerase codes for MAKETTLATIDHLIERYPVLAPMEEPLKAAVETIVNCYRKGGKLLICGNGGSAADAEHITGELMKGFLLPRRLGEDKRQKLMDACPEDAAYLIENLQEALPALSLVNQIALGTAFANDQAPDLVFAQQVFGLGREGDVLLAISTSGNSQNVLYAAQVARAFGISVISLTGMGGGKLRALTDILLAVPDKETYRIQELHLPIYHALCIAAEEEFFGTNDK; via the coding sequence ATGGCCAAAGAAACGACACTCGCCACGATCGACCATCTGATTGAGCGCTATCCTGTGCTCGCTCCCATGGAAGAACCGCTGAAAGCCGCTGTCGAAACGATTGTCAACTGCTACAGAAAAGGCGGCAAACTGCTCATCTGCGGCAACGGCGGCAGCGCAGCCGACGCCGAACACATCACGGGAGAGCTGATGAAGGGCTTCCTTCTGCCGCGCCGCTTAGGCGAGGACAAGAGGCAGAAGCTCATGGACGCCTGCCCCGAAGATGCAGCGTACCTCATCGAGAACCTGCAGGAAGCCCTGCCCGCTCTTTCCCTCGTCAACCAAATTGCCCTCGGCACGGCGTTTGCCAACGACCAGGCGCCCGACCTCGTCTTCGCCCAGCAGGTATTCGGTCTTGGCAGGGAAGGCGACGTCCTTCTCGCCATCAGCACGTCGGGCAATTCGCAGAATGTTCTCTATGCCGCGCAGGTCGCGCGCGCTTTCGGCATCTCCGTCATCTCTCTGACGGGCATGGGCGGCGGCAAGCTGCGCGCTCTGACCGACATTCTCCTCGCCGTTCCCGACAAGGAAACGTACCGCATACAGGAACTTCATCTGCCGATTTATCATGCTCTTTGCATAGCGGCCGAAGAAGAATTTTTTGGTACGAATGATAAATGA
- the dnaX gene encoding DNA polymerase III subunit gamma/tau, translating to MAYIALYRQWRPGSFKDLVGQTAVSRTLSHAISAGRIAHAYLFSGPRGTGKTSTAKILAKSLNCEKGPTPEPCGVCKNCTKIADGTALDVFEIDAASNRGIDEMRDLREKVKFTPAEGRYKVYIIDEVHMLTTEAFNALLKTLEEPPAHVVFILATTEPHKVPATIQSRCQRFDFRRITVEEIEARLAYVAQEMKIPCEKEALRLIARQADGGMRDALSLLDQCASLDGDTLTAACVEENLGLIGHEPIYRLTKAIGERAKGEVLETIAELLALGKDPMQLLAELTIHLRSLMIYEAAGALAALNLADDTGAALEEQKALFTQAQIMAMIARLHEAMAELRWTPQPRITLEVALLSLCRENVEDGAEGAPAPTPAAAPAPAEAARVARLEAELAALKAQLSAQPVRAAAPAASPLPTARKRAASRTNEAASSGTPARNSAPLASSAPAAQAAPNPEGEKIYAELLSRLQEKQRISVLACLKGASFAGNGTGTFRLHFSSPLLARRTMRDDYRKIIEELLAEIAGTPLAISCEAQAVPPAAPPPAPKKKPPLAALDEIEPRGLSPKPLEIDENELSPEERSRLKNAVSLLGGHLVDLPEEQRIAALAASGKAVTKSVTETAEKKDAPPLDDAPVLDDISLPDDAPVPDDVPPPDDGDAPPPEENS from the coding sequence ATGGCGTACATCGCGCTCTACCGCCAATGGCGGCCGGGAAGTTTCAAGGATCTCGTGGGGCAGACGGCCGTATCGAGGACGCTTTCCCATGCGATTTCCGCAGGACGCATCGCTCATGCCTATCTCTTTTCCGGCCCGCGCGGCACGGGCAAGACGAGCACGGCGAAGATCCTCGCGAAGTCGCTGAATTGTGAGAAGGGGCCGACGCCCGAGCCTTGCGGCGTCTGCAAAAATTGCACGAAGATCGCCGACGGCACGGCGCTCGACGTCTTTGAGATCGACGCGGCGTCGAACCGCGGCATCGACGAGATGCGGGACTTGCGCGAGAAGGTGAAATTCACGCCCGCCGAAGGGCGCTACAAGGTCTACATCATCGACGAAGTGCACATGCTGACGACGGAGGCATTCAATGCGCTTTTGAAGACGCTCGAAGAGCCGCCGGCACATGTCGTCTTCATCCTCGCGACGACGGAGCCGCACAAGGTGCCGGCAACGATCCAGTCGCGCTGCCAGCGCTTCGACTTTCGGCGCATCACGGTCGAGGAGATCGAAGCGAGGCTCGCCTATGTGGCACAGGAGATGAAGATCCCGTGTGAGAAGGAAGCGCTTCGCCTCATCGCGCGGCAGGCGGACGGCGGCATGAGGGATGCGCTGTCGCTGCTTGACCAGTGCGCGAGCCTGGACGGCGATACATTGACGGCGGCATGCGTCGAGGAGAACCTCGGCCTCATCGGGCATGAGCCGATCTATCGCCTGACGAAGGCGATCGGCGAGCGCGCGAAGGGCGAGGTCTTGGAAACGATCGCAGAGCTTCTCGCGCTCGGCAAAGATCCGATGCAGCTCTTGGCGGAATTGACGATTCATCTGCGCAGTCTCATGATCTACGAGGCGGCGGGCGCTCTTGCAGCGCTCAATCTCGCGGATGACACTGGAGCTGCGCTCGAAGAGCAGAAGGCGCTTTTCACGCAGGCGCAGATCATGGCGATGATCGCGCGTCTGCACGAGGCGATGGCGGAGCTTCGCTGGACGCCGCAGCCGCGCATCACGCTTGAGGTCGCGCTGCTTTCGCTCTGCCGTGAGAATGTGGAAGATGGTGCAGAAGGTGCACCAGCACCAACCCCCGCCGCAGCGCCCGCCCCCGCCGAAGCGGCGCGCGTCGCCCGCCTTGAGGCGGAGCTTGCCGCCCTCAAGGCGCAGCTTTCGGCGCAGCCTGTGAGAGCAGCCGCGCCTGCAGCATCTCCTCTTCCGACCGCGAGAAAACGGGCGGCAAGTCGCACGAACGAAGCGGCTTCTTCCGGCACGCCGGCACGCAATAGCGCACCGCTTGCTTCTTCCGCTCCTGCCGCGCAGGCCGCGCCGAATCCCGAGGGAGAGAAAATCTACGCCGAACTTCTCTCCCGCCTGCAGGAGAAGCAGCGCATCTCCGTGCTCGCGTGCCTCAAGGGTGCCTCTTTCGCCGGAAACGGCACGGGCACGTTTCGCCTGCATTTTTCAAGTCCCCTGCTCGCGCGGCGCACAATGCGCGACGACTACCGAAAGATCATCGAAGAATTGCTCGCCGAGATCGCAGGCACACCGCTTGCAATCTCGTGCGAAGCGCAAGCTGTGCCGCCTGCCGCGCCGCCTCCTGCGCCAAAGAAAAAGCCGCCGTTGGCGGCGCTCGACGAGATCGAGCCGCGAGGGCTTTCGCCGAAACCGTTGGAGATCGACGAGAACGAGCTTTCGCCCGAAGAGCGAAGCCGCTTGAAAAATGCCGTTTCGCTCCTCGGCGGACATCTCGTCGACCTGCCCGAGGAGCAGCGCATCGCCGCTCTCGCCGCGAGCGGCAAGGCAGTAACCAAGTCCGTGACCGAGACGGCAGAAAAAAAGGACGCGCCGCCGCTCGATGATGCGCCGGTGCTTGATGACATTTCGCTGCCCGATGATGCGCCGGTGCCCGATGACGTGCCGCCGCCGGATGATGGCGATGCGCCGCCGCCGGAGGAAAACAGTTGA
- a CDS encoding YbaB/EbfC family nucleoid-associated protein codes for MFGGMGNMGNMQGMMKKVQKLQNDMKKMQEELKKKTVEVSAGGGAVKIVMNGEKEVQSLHIDPAAVDPEDVEMLQDLLSAAFNESVKKVDDMMAGEMGKLTGGLGLPPGMF; via the coding sequence ATGTTTGGTGGAATGGGAAACATGGGCAATATGCAGGGCATGATGAAGAAGGTACAGAAGCTTCAAAATGACATGAAGAAGATGCAGGAGGAGCTGAAGAAGAAGACCGTCGAGGTGTCGGCGGGCGGCGGCGCCGTCAAGATCGTCATGAACGGCGAGAAGGAAGTGCAGTCGCTTCATATCGATCCCGCCGCCGTCGATCCCGAGGATGTCGAGATGCTGCAGGATCTCCTCTCGGCCGCCTTCAACGAGTCGGTCAAGAAGGTCGACGACATGATGGCGGGCGAGATGGGCAAGCTCACGGGCGGCCTCGGCCTTCCTCCGGGCATGTTCTGA
- the recR gene encoding recombination mediator RecR — MQYIAPLAKLIEHFRALPGIGSKTAVRLAYHVLDMDAAKARALAEAIVEAREKIGFCSVCCNLSDQDPCAICASEKRDRSKICVVEQPQDVAAVERMKDYKGLYHVLHGSLSPLSGVGPENLRVKELLHRLEGEAGAEVQEIIMATNPTVEGEATAMYLARLLKPAGLKVTRIAHGLPIGGDLEYADEVTLAKALENRKEI, encoded by the coding sequence ATGCAGTATATCGCACCGCTGGCAAAACTCATTGAACACTTTCGCGCACTGCCGGGCATTGGCTCCAAGACGGCAGTGCGTCTTGCTTATCATGTCCTCGACATGGATGCAGCGAAGGCGCGGGCGCTCGCTGAGGCGATCGTCGAAGCGCGGGAGAAGATCGGCTTTTGCAGCGTCTGCTGCAACCTCTCAGACCAGGATCCTTGTGCGATCTGCGCATCGGAAAAGCGCGACCGCTCGAAGATCTGCGTCGTCGAGCAGCCGCAGGATGTCGCCGCCGTCGAGCGCATGAAGGACTACAAAGGTCTTTACCATGTGCTGCACGGCTCGCTTTCGCCGCTCTCGGGCGTAGGCCCTGAGAACCTTCGCGTGAAGGAGCTTCTGCATCGGCTGGAAGGAGAGGCGGGCGCTGAGGTGCAGGAGATCATCATGGCGACGAATCCCACGGTCGAGGGCGAGGCTACGGCGATGTACCTCGCGCGGCTTTTGAAGCCCGCAGGACTCAAGGTCACGCGCATCGCGCACGGCCTGCCCATCGGCGGCGATCTCGAATACGCTGACGAAGTCACGCTCGCCAAGGCGCTCGAAAACAGAAAGGAAATCTAA
- a CDS encoding pro-sigmaK processing inhibitor BofA family protein — protein sequence MLEIIASLAVGILLLSIAAKLLDLPLRLLKKFIVNSVVGAVLLSIVKLLGFHVTINIFTSLAAGIFGVPGVLMVLAWSYL from the coding sequence ATGCTCGAAATCATCGCGTCGCTCGCCGTCGGCATTCTGCTTCTTTCTATCGCGGCGAAGCTCCTAGACTTGCCCTTGCGTCTTTTGAAGAAATTCATCGTCAACAGCGTTGTCGGCGCGGTGCTGCTCTCCATCGTCAAACTTCTGGGCTTTCATGTGACGATCAACATCTTCACGTCGCTCGCTGCAGGAATCTTCGGCGTCCCCGGTGTGCTCATGGTGCTCGCGTGGAGCTATTTGTAA
- a CDS encoding MFS transporter, with amino-acid sequence MNEEKARNVETLWTAEFIGMSATNFFHLMAQYILIVGLPIYIMNEMKGGELEAGLAMTFFQIGAVSSRPFAGRLIDSLHKGRLLLGATLAFFAIMLAFCFAHTEEAIYTLRLLQGIEFALGTTAAATLAALVLPAAKKGTGIGYFALSTNLAMVVGPLTGLLIIRSFGMMALFVFLAASALFTLWLANRRKLPDEIVVPKEKKGRGFSLVERQALPAALIGGLMFFAYGGVLTFIPLYARTLGMEEDVSAFFAIFALIIVVTRPFIGRIFDQRGADYTVYPGLLLFFLGFLCFAAAESSAAFLASAAILGAGFGSASPALQTLAVASVAPERAGLATATYFWALDISVGLAAATLGLVAAHFGYAALYGILCPAVLVLAVIFYTIWRRRR; translated from the coding sequence TTGAACGAAGAAAAAGCAAGGAATGTGGAAACACTCTGGACGGCGGAATTCATCGGCATGAGCGCCACGAACTTTTTTCACCTCATGGCGCAGTATATCCTCATCGTCGGACTGCCCATCTACATCATGAACGAGATGAAGGGCGGCGAGCTGGAAGCGGGGCTTGCCATGACCTTCTTCCAGATCGGCGCCGTCTCCTCGCGCCCGTTTGCCGGCCGACTCATCGACAGCCTGCATAAGGGCAGACTGCTCCTTGGCGCGACGCTCGCCTTCTTCGCCATCATGCTCGCCTTCTGCTTCGCGCATACGGAAGAAGCGATCTACACGCTGCGCCTTCTGCAGGGCATCGAATTTGCGCTCGGCACGACGGCGGCGGCCACCTTGGCGGCGCTCGTCCTGCCCGCGGCGAAGAAGGGAACGGGCATCGGCTACTTCGCGCTCTCGACGAATCTCGCGATGGTCGTCGGGCCTCTTACAGGCCTCCTCATCATACGCTCCTTCGGCATGATGGCACTCTTCGTCTTCCTTGCGGCGAGCGCCCTTTTCACGCTCTGGCTCGCAAACCGCAGGAAGCTCCCCGATGAGATCGTTGTGCCAAAAGAGAAAAAAGGCCGGGGATTCTCCCTCGTCGAGCGGCAGGCGCTTCCTGCAGCTCTCATTGGCGGACTCATGTTCTTCGCTTACGGCGGCGTCCTGACCTTCATCCCGCTCTATGCGCGCACGCTCGGCATGGAAGAGGACGTCAGCGCCTTCTTTGCCATATTCGCGCTCATCATCGTCGTGACGCGCCCCTTCATCGGCCGCATCTTCGATCAGCGCGGCGCCGACTATACGGTTTATCCGGGACTTCTCCTCTTCTTCCTCGGTTTCCTGTGCTTTGCCGCAGCCGAGTCGTCTGCGGCCTTTCTCGCTTCCGCCGCGATTCTGGGCGCGGGCTTCGGCTCTGCAAGCCCCGCCTTGCAGACGCTCGCCGTCGCGAGCGTCGCGCCCGAGCGTGCAGGACTTGCGACGGCGACCTACTTCTGGGCGCTCGACATCAGCGTCGGCCTTGCTGCCGCGACCTTGGGACTCGTCGCCGCCCACTTCGGCTATGCGGCGCTCTACGGCATCCTGTGCCCTGCCGTCCTCGTCCTCGCCGTCATCTTCTACACGATTTGGCGCAGGAGACGATAG